From one Diprion similis isolate iyDipSimi1 chromosome 7, iyDipSimi1.1, whole genome shotgun sequence genomic stretch:
- the LOC124408089 gene encoding ERI1 exoribonuclease 3-like codes for MMAHRFLQFHPAFKINKSKNVTQSFKHLLVLDFEATCTKDVKLSPQEIIELPCLALCTRTWQVKDVFHEYIKPRIHPVLTSHCTNLTGIIQEMVDDRQHFPEIFLKFQQWLDKGNFLKGTSNGAFVTCGNWDLKVMLPEQCAITETVIPDYFHKWINLKTSFYTATGHYPKSLADMLRHLDLPHTGHLHSGIDDTYNMTRIIQMLGMGCKVDFEITTELGN; via the coding sequence atgATGGCGCACCGTTTCCTGCAATTTCACCCGGCATTCAAAATAAACAAGAGCAAAAATGTGACACAAAGTTTTAAACATTTGCTTGTTCTCGATTTCGAGGCAACGTGCACAAAAGATGTGAAGTTAAGTCCTCAAGAGATAATAGAACTGCCATGCTTGGCACTGTGCACTAGAACTTGGCAAGTCAAAGATGTATTTCACGAGTATATCAAGCCTCGGATCCATCCTGTACTGACTTCCCATTGTACCAATTTAACCGGTATTATACAAGAAATGGTGGATGATCGTCAACACtttcctgaaatatttttaaagtttCAACAATGGTTGgacaaaggaaattttttgaaggGTACCAGTAACGGTGCATTTGTAACTTGTGGTAATTGGGACTTGAAGGTAATGCTACCTGAGCAATGCGCAATCACTGAAACGGTCATCCcagattattttcataaatggatcaatttgaaaacatCATTTTATACTGCGACGGGACATTATCCGAAAAGTTTAGCGGATATGCTTAGACACCTTGATTTACCGCACACAGGTCACCTACATTCGGGAATAGATGACACCTACAACATGACTAGAATAATTCAAATGTTGGGAATGGGTTGTAAAGTTGACTTCGAGATTACAACTGAGCTAGGGAATTGA
- the LOC124408074 gene encoding replication factor C subunit 5, translating into MTQETPAVANLPWVEKYRPTKLEELISHEEIIKTINKFIKEDQLPHLLFYGPPGTGKTSTILASAKQLYTPAQFSSMVLELNASDDRGIGIVRGQILNFASTRTIFKHGFKLIILDEADAMTNDAQNALRRIIEKYTENVRFCVICNYLSKIIPAVQSRCTKFRFGPLAPEQIMPRLEYVIDKENLTVEEDGKKALMTLSGGDMRKVLNVLQSTWLAYGSVTEETVYSCVGHPLPKDITSIANWLLNENYVLAYCKIQDLKMKKGLALQDILTELHSFVNKIEFPDDILINLVVKMADIERRVATGCTEAVQLNALVAAFQCAREIEC; encoded by the exons ATGACGCAGGAAACACCAGCAGTTGCTAATCTTCCATG GGTTGAAAAGTACCGTCCAACAAAATTAGAAGAACTTATATCACATGAGGAGATAATAAAAACAA tcaacaaATTTATCAAAGAGGACCAATTACCTCATCTTTTGTTTTATGGACCACCGGGAACAGGAAAAACTAGTACCATACTGGCATCAGCTAAACAGCTCTATACTCCAGCTCAATTTAGCTCAATG GTATTGGAATTGAACGCTTCCGACGACAGAGGAATCGGTATAGTTAGAGGACAAATTCTAAACTTTGCCAGCActcgaacaattttcaaacacggatttaaattaattattcttgaTGAAGCTGATGCCATGACAAATGATGCTCAAAATGCTCTTCGAAGAA TCATTGAAAAGTATACAGAGAATGTCAGATTTTGCGTGATCTGTAACTATCTAAGCAAGATTATTCCAGCAGTGCAATCGCGTTGCACTAAATTTAGATTTGGTCCTCTGGCACCTGAACAAATAATGCCTCGTCTTGAGTACGTGATTGACAAGGAAAA CCTAACAGTCGAAGAAGATGGAAAAAAGGCGTTGATGACGTTGAGTGGCGGCGATATGAGGAAAGTCTTGAACGTGCTCCAAAGTACATGGCTTGCTTATGGATCGGTAACTGAGGAAACGGTTTACTCTTGCGTCGGACATCCTCTTCCTAAGGACATTACGAGCATTGCCAATTGGCTACTGAATGAAAACTATGTACTCGCCTATTGCA AAATACAGGacttgaaaatgaagaaaggaTTAGCTTTGCAGGATATTTTAACAGAGCTTCATTCCTTTGTGAATAAAA tcGAGTTTCCCGATGATATACTCATCAATTTGGTGGTGAAAATGGCTGATATAGAGCGAAGAGTTGCGACTGGATGCACAGAGGCTGTGCAATTGAATGCTCTTGTTGCAGCATTCCAATGTGCTCGAGAAATCGAATGTTAA
- the LOC124408073 gene encoding carboxypeptidase M isoform X1 has product MERLWITILLACCTTWGWRGVFAEDSAAGSQDELARHYNSRYSVFDEPYNVEFKYHNYDQMSRFLRATSLRYQNLTALYSIGKSVKGRDLWVIVVSSSPYEHVIGNPDVKYVANIHGNEAVGRELMLHLVHLLVTKYGTDPYITWLLDKTRIHILPSMNPDGFEVSKEGTCEGGQGRYNARGFDLNRNFPDYFKQNNKWSQPETEAVKDWVSKIQFVLSGSLHGGALVASYPFDNTPNSRICRSAPLCAVFQSYSSTPSISPDDDVFRHLSLTYSRNHGTMHRGAACSPTQPGFKNGITNGAEWYPLTGGMQDFNYVWNGCMEITLELSCCKYPPAEDLPRYWAENRDALVKFLAEVHRGVQGFVVDENGNPVERASLKVKSRDVGFVTTKYGEFWRVLLPGIYKLEVYADGYLPREVEFMVIEQHPTLLNVTLRATKRQDHIGGNQGTVGVYAGRPSETHREQRPSPYYTQGHYRPNSGANTAAGDNGNGIFSSISSGFNSIVTNLFG; this is encoded by the exons ATGGAACGTCTTTGGATTACGATTTTGTTGGCTTGCTGCACGACGTGGGGTTGGCGCGGAGTTTTTGCGGAGGATTCGGCTGCAGGTTCGCAAGACGAACTTGCCCGGCACTACAATTCAAGATACTCAGTTTTCGACGAACCGTACAACGTCGAGTTCAAGTATCACAACTATGATCAGATGAGCCGATTTCTGAGGGCCACTTCTCTTCGGTACCAAAATCTGACCGCTCTCTATTCCATAGGGAAATCAGTGAAAG GCAGAGATCTTTGGGTGATCGTTGTTTCGTCTTCTCCATACGAGCACGTCATTGGTAACCCGGATGTCAAATACGTTGCCAATATTCACGGAAATGAGGCCGTTGGTCGAGAGCTTATGCTGCATCTTGTCCAC CTCTTGGTGACCAAATACGGAACCGATCCCTACATCACCTGGCTTTTGGACAAGACGCGAATTCACATATTGCCCTCCATGAACCCTGACGGTTTCGAGGTGTCGAAGGAAGGAACTTGCGAAGGTGGCCAAGGAAG GTACAACGCTCGTGGGTTTGATCTGAACCGAAACTTCCCCGATTACTTTAAACAGAACAATAAGTGGAGTCAACCAGAAACGGAAGCCGTCAAGGATTGGGTCTCGAAGATACAGTTTGTACTCTCCGGAAGTCTTCATGGCGGAGCTTTGGTCGCCAGTTATCCCTTCGACAACACCCCAAACTCGa GAATTTGTCGTTCGGCCCCGTTATGCGCAG TGTTCCAGAGCTACAGCTCAACGCCTAGCATATCACCGGACGACGACGTCTTCCGTCACTTATCCCTGACGTATTCCCGAAATCACGGCACCATGCATCGTGGTGCTGCCTGTTCACCGACCCAACCGGGATTTAAAAACGGCATTACGAACGGTGCCGAGTGGTATCCGCTGACCGGTGGAATGCAGGACTTCAACTACGTGTGGAACGGATGCATGGAGATCACCCTCGAGTTGTCATGCTGCAAATATCCACCAGCCGAGGATCTTCCCCGTTACTGGGCCGAGAATCGCGAC GCACTCGTCAAGTTTCTAGCCGAAGTTCATCGCGGTGTCCAAGGCTTCGTTGTCGACGAGAATGGCAATCCTGTAGAACGTGCCTCTCTCAAAGTGAAATCGCGGGATGTCGGTTTTGTCACCACTAAATACGGGGAATTCTGGAGAGTTCTTCTTCCGGGAATCTACAAACTCGAG GTCTACGCCGACGGTTACTTGCCGCGAGAGGTCGAGTTCATGGTAATCGAGCAGCATCCCACACTTCTCAATGTCACTCTTCGCGCTACCAAG AGGCAAGACCACATTGGCGGGAACCAAGGGACCGTGGGCGTATACGCAGGACGACCATCTGAAACCCACCGGGAGCAGAGACCATCGCCTTATTACACTCAGGGTCATTACAGGCCGAATTCAGGCGCAAACACGGCAGCCGGTGACAATGGGAATgggattttttcttccatcagTAGCGGCTTCAACTCGATTGTTACGAATCTTTTCGGCTAG
- the LOC124408073 gene encoding carboxypeptidase M isoform X2 — MERLWITILLACCTTWGWRGVFAEDSAAGSQDELARHYNSRYSVFDEPYNVEFKYHNYDQMSRFLRATSLRYQNLTALYSIGKSVKGRDLWVIVVSSSPYEHVIGNPDVKYVANIHGNEAVGRELMLHLVHLLVTKYGTDPYITWLLDKTRIHILPSMNPDGFEVSKEGTCEGGQGRYNARGFDLNRNFPDYFKQNNKWSQPETEAVKDWVSKIQFVLSGSLHGGALVASYPFDNTPNSMFQSYSSTPSISPDDDVFRHLSLTYSRNHGTMHRGAACSPTQPGFKNGITNGAEWYPLTGGMQDFNYVWNGCMEITLELSCCKYPPAEDLPRYWAENRDALVKFLAEVHRGVQGFVVDENGNPVERASLKVKSRDVGFVTTKYGEFWRVLLPGIYKLEVYADGYLPREVEFMVIEQHPTLLNVTLRATKRQDHIGGNQGTVGVYAGRPSETHREQRPSPYYTQGHYRPNSGANTAAGDNGNGIFSSISSGFNSIVTNLFG; from the exons ATGGAACGTCTTTGGATTACGATTTTGTTGGCTTGCTGCACGACGTGGGGTTGGCGCGGAGTTTTTGCGGAGGATTCGGCTGCAGGTTCGCAAGACGAACTTGCCCGGCACTACAATTCAAGATACTCAGTTTTCGACGAACCGTACAACGTCGAGTTCAAGTATCACAACTATGATCAGATGAGCCGATTTCTGAGGGCCACTTCTCTTCGGTACCAAAATCTGACCGCTCTCTATTCCATAGGGAAATCAGTGAAAG GCAGAGATCTTTGGGTGATCGTTGTTTCGTCTTCTCCATACGAGCACGTCATTGGTAACCCGGATGTCAAATACGTTGCCAATATTCACGGAAATGAGGCCGTTGGTCGAGAGCTTATGCTGCATCTTGTCCAC CTCTTGGTGACCAAATACGGAACCGATCCCTACATCACCTGGCTTTTGGACAAGACGCGAATTCACATATTGCCCTCCATGAACCCTGACGGTTTCGAGGTGTCGAAGGAAGGAACTTGCGAAGGTGGCCAAGGAAG GTACAACGCTCGTGGGTTTGATCTGAACCGAAACTTCCCCGATTACTTTAAACAGAACAATAAGTGGAGTCAACCAGAAACGGAAGCCGTCAAGGATTGGGTCTCGAAGATACAGTTTGTACTCTCCGGAAGTCTTCATGGCGGAGCTTTGGTCGCCAGTTATCCCTTCGACAACACCCCAAACTCGa TGTTCCAGAGCTACAGCTCAACGCCTAGCATATCACCGGACGACGACGTCTTCCGTCACTTATCCCTGACGTATTCCCGAAATCACGGCACCATGCATCGTGGTGCTGCCTGTTCACCGACCCAACCGGGATTTAAAAACGGCATTACGAACGGTGCCGAGTGGTATCCGCTGACCGGTGGAATGCAGGACTTCAACTACGTGTGGAACGGATGCATGGAGATCACCCTCGAGTTGTCATGCTGCAAATATCCACCAGCCGAGGATCTTCCCCGTTACTGGGCCGAGAATCGCGAC GCACTCGTCAAGTTTCTAGCCGAAGTTCATCGCGGTGTCCAAGGCTTCGTTGTCGACGAGAATGGCAATCCTGTAGAACGTGCCTCTCTCAAAGTGAAATCGCGGGATGTCGGTTTTGTCACCACTAAATACGGGGAATTCTGGAGAGTTCTTCTTCCGGGAATCTACAAACTCGAG GTCTACGCCGACGGTTACTTGCCGCGAGAGGTCGAGTTCATGGTAATCGAGCAGCATCCCACACTTCTCAATGTCACTCTTCGCGCTACCAAG AGGCAAGACCACATTGGCGGGAACCAAGGGACCGTGGGCGTATACGCAGGACGACCATCTGAAACCCACCGGGAGCAGAGACCATCGCCTTATTACACTCAGGGTCATTACAGGCCGAATTCAGGCGCAAACACGGCAGCCGGTGACAATGGGAATgggattttttcttccatcagTAGCGGCTTCAACTCGATTGTTACGAATCTTTTCGGCTAG
- the LOC124408186 gene encoding septin-2 has protein sequence MSGDRDYIGFATLPEQVHRKSVKRGFEFTLMVVGETGLGKSTLINSLFLGDLYKDRRIPDALERVEKTTTVEKKTMDIEERGVRLRLTIVDTPGFGDSVNCDDTWKACSAYIDEQFRQYFTDESGLNRKNIQDNRVHCCLYFIPPYGHGLRQMDLEVMRRLHRKVNIVPVIAKADTLTAHEVKKLKERILADIDEHEIQIYQFPDCDSDEDEDFKQQDKELKACTPFAVIGSSTVLEVAGRKVRGRQYPWGVVEVENPKHSDFVKLRTMLISTHMQDLKDVTQDVHYENFRAQCISQISQQAIRERSKLKRDSGPHFEHSISDTDRLLLQKDEEIRRMQDILAQMQEKLKATGQGGGIGMRSRVGSLGNDLDVTDADKKRNSIIDV, from the exons ATGTCTGGCG ACAGGGACTATATTGGATTTGCGACTTTGCCGGAGCAAGTTCACCGAAAGTCTGTGAAAAGAGGATTCGAATTTACGTTAATGGTTGTGGGCGAGACTGGCCTGGGTAAATCAACACTGATAAACAGTCTCTTCCTTGGGGATCTCTACAAAGATCGTCGAATTCCCGACGCTCTGG aACGTGTCGAGAAAACTAcaacggttgaaaaaaaaactatggaTATCGAAGAACGCGGAGTGAGACTTCGACTAACGATTGTTGACACGCCAG GATTTGGCGATTCTGTAAATTGTGATGACACGTGGAAGGCCTGCTCAGCTTACATAGACGAACAATTCCGTCAGTATTTCACAGACGAAAGTggattgaatagaaaaaatatccaagACAACAGAGTGCATTGCTGCCTGTACTTCATACCGCCGTATGGCCACGG CTTGAGACAAATGGACTTGGAAGTAATGCGACGATTGCATCGGAAGGTGAATATAGTACCGGTTATCGCAAAAGCGGACACGCTCACAGCCCACGAAGTTAAAAAGCTGAAGGAGAGAATTTTGGCCGACATAGACGAACACGAAATCCAG ATATACCAATTTCCGGACTGCGACAGCGACGAGGATGAGGATTTCAAGCAGCAGGACAAAGAGCTGAAGGCCTGCACCCCGTTTGCTGTTATCGGAAGTTCAACGGTCCTCGAGGTTGCCGGAAGAAAAGTACGCGGTCGACAGTATCCCTGGGGTGTGGTTGAAG TCGAAAATCCGAAACACAGCGATTTTGTGAAGCTACGTACTATGCTGATATCAACTCACATGCAGGACTTGAAAGACGTAACGCAGGACGTGCACTATGAGAACTTTCGCGCCCAGTGCATATCGCAAATTTCGCAACAAGCGATACGCGAACGGag CAAACTTAAACGGGACTCCGGACCGCACTTTGAGCACAGTATATCCGACACGGATAGGCTGCTGTTGCAAAAAGACGAGGAG ATACGCCGTATGCAAGACATTCTCGCCCAGATGCAGGAAAAACTTAAGGCAACAGGGCAAGGGGGTGGAATTGGAATGCGCAGCCGCGTTGGAAGTCTCGGTAACGACTTGGATGTCACGGATGCTGATAAGAAGCGAAACAGCATCATCGACGTGTAG
- the LOC124408344 gene encoding cytoplasmic phosphatidylinositol transfer protein 1 yields MVRPITADHITMVLTKEYRICMPFTTEEYQIGQLYMIARHSHEQSDSDEGVEVIETSPCEHATHGTGQFTEKRIHLSNKLPYWIQSFVPKIFYITEKAWNYYPFTITVYTCSFIPTFHISINTRYENNNGSNENCLDLTPVELIHREVDFIDIAYDEIAAKHYKEEEDPKYFKSKVTGRGPLVEGWRDVTQPIMCSYKLVQASFDVWGMRTRVEEFIHRCIRDILLLGHRQAFAWIDDWYGMTLEDVRQYESNMQSETNKKVNVKPTEPMSPTATTTPSTSVPSSPSQETAKEAANRSWFSWS; encoded by the exons ATGGTTCGTCCCATCACAGCAGACCAC ATTACGATGGTGTTGACTAAGGAATATCGGATATGCATGCCGTTTACCACGGAGGAG TATCAAATCGGACAATTGTATATGATTGCGCGACACAGTCACGAGCAATCTGATTCTGATGAAGGTGTCGAAGTTATTGAGACATCGCCCTGCGAACATGCCACTCATGGAACAGGTCAATTTACGGAGAAGAGGATTCATCTTTCAAA TAAACTACCGTATTGGATCCAATCATTTGTACCGAAGATATTTTACATTACTGAAAAAGCTTGGAACTACTATCCTTTCACAATTACAG TTTACACA TGTTCGTTCATACCCACATTTCACATATCTATCAATACCAGATACGAAAACAACAATGGCTCGAATGAAAAC TGTTTAGATTTAACTCCTGTGGAACTTATTCATCGGGAAGTTGATTTCATTGACATCGCGTATGACGAAATAGCTGCCAAACACTACAAAGAGGAGGAG GATCCAAAATACTTCAAATCGAAAGTAACTGGACGAGGGCCTCTCGTCGAAGGATGGAGAGATGTTACGCAGCCTATAATGTGCTCGTATAAATTGGTCCAGGCCTCGTTCGACGTGTGGGGAATGAGGACACGAGTCGAGGAGTTCATTCACAGA tgCATACGGGATATACTTTTACTTGGACATCGACAAGCTTTCGCGTGGATAGACGATTGGTATGGAATGACACTGGAAGACGTACGGCAATACGAGTCAAACATGCAATCCGAAACCAACAAGAAAGTCAATGTCAAGCCTACCGAACCTATGTCACCCACCGCAACTACTACACCTTCAACCTCTGTTCCGTCATCGCCTAGCCAAGAAACCGCAAAGGAAGCAGCAAATCGTTCATGGTTCTCCTGGTCATAG